The genomic DNA GCCCCACTGGCTAGTCAGATGGTAGGGGTCCGTCGAAATAATGGTCCGTACCAGCCAGCGAACGTCATAATCGTGGTCCACAAATTCCCGAGCCAGACGGTCCAGGATTTCGGGGTGCGATGCAGGATTGTGCGGTCCCATGTCGTCAACGGGGCGAGTGAAGCCATACCCGAAGAACTGTCCCCACGTTCGATTCACGAACGCCTGTGAGATCAGAGTCGATTCACCATCGACAGGCTCGCAGACCAACTTTGCCAGCTCAGCCCTGCGGTCAACATGACCGGCCGGGTCAACCTCTTTTCCGAGGTATTTCGGAAAGGCAACCTGCATCAGACCGCTTCGTTTCTCGTAGTAAACGGGTCCGGAAAAGTTCTGCCAGACAACCTCCGAGAAATCGTCGACCTGACGCCCGGTCTGCGGATCGGTCTTTCGATGATCAATTTTGTTGACCTGTCGGAAGAAGCTGTTGAATTCCCAGAACTGGTCCTGCTGCCACTTGTTGAAAGGATGATTGTGACACTGAGTGCACTGGACCTGTAAACCCAGGAACAAACGTGTCGTCATCGCCGTTAACTGCACTCCTTCGTCCCGATTCTGCATCTGGGCAAGGATGTAGTTGGTTGCACCATTTTCTTCATAGTGCCCCTCTGCAGTAATCAGATCGATGACGACTTCGTTCCAGGGACGATTCTTCGCGAATGCTTCGCGAAAGAATTTTTCCATACCCTTTCGGCTCACGCGACGGGGTTCGCCCCGGCCAATACAATTATTGGTCCAGATGGTCGTCCAGTGACGCACGAAATCTTCGTGATCCGTCAGCGAATCGATCAGGACAGCCCTCTTACGCGGACTTTCGTCTTTCAGGAAATCCTTCACCTCGGTCAACGTCGGAATTCGGCCAAGCACATCAAGGTACACCCGACGCAGCCATTCTTCGTCCGATGCGGCCGAAGAGGGTTTGATTTCGTTGTCTTCCCAGCCCTGCCGAATCTGCTGATTGATAAATTCGACGATCGAAACTTCCTGCTCAGTGGGTTCGTCAGCACGCAGTGCCCCATCCGAG from Planctomycetaceae bacterium includes the following:
- a CDS encoding DUF1549 domain-containing protein, whose protein sequence is MQSAVVARTKVFWAALSIAGALTFSFNSDGALRADEPTEQEVSIVEFINQQIRQGWEDNEIKPSSAASDEEWLRRVYLDVLGRIPTLTEVKDFLKDESPRKRAVLIDSLTDHEDFVRHWTTIWTNNCIGRGEPRRVSRKGMEKFFREAFAKNRPWNEVVIDLITAEGHYEENGATNYILAQMQNRDEGVQLTAMTTRLFLGLQVQCTQCHNHPFNKWQQDQFWEFNSFFRQVNKIDHRKTDPQTGRQVDDFSEVVWQNFSGPVYYEKRSGLMQVAFPKYLGKEVDPAGHVDRRAELAKLVCEPVDGESTLISQAFVNRTWGQFFGYGFTRPVDDMGPHNPASHPEILDRLAREFVDHDYDVRWLVRTIISTDPYHLTSQWG